The sequence below is a genomic window from Ovis aries strain OAR_USU_Benz2616 breed Rambouillet chromosome 19, ARS-UI_Ramb_v3.0, whole genome shotgun sequence.
TCACACTGTCCGTCAAGACCACCCGCGGGCCCACCAACGTGCGCATTGAGTACGCCGACTCCAGCTTCCGCCTGGACTCCAACTGCCTGTCCAGGCCGCGCATCCTGGCCTTCCCAGATGTGGTGAGCCTGGTCCAGCACTACGTGGCCTCCTGTGCCACAGACACCCGGAGTGACAGTCCCGACCTTGCTGCCACCCCGGCCCTGCCCACCCCGAAGGAAGATGCGCCTGGTGACCCAGCCCTGCCCGCCACGGCCGTTCACCTAAAACTGGTGCAGCCCTTTGTGCGCAGGAGCAGCACCCGAAGCCTGCAGCACCTGTGCCGCCTCGTCATCAACCGTCTGGTGGCCGACGTGGACTGCCTGCCGCTGCCCCGGCGCATGGCTGACTACCTCCGACAATaccccttccagctctgacccAGCCGAGCAGCCGCCTGGCCTCACCCAGCTGGACCCTGGAGGGGACATGGGCCCCAGCTGGACTTGGGCTCCCACGACCCCTCCTCCAGTCATCCTGGTACCCGTGCGCATCTGGCAGCTAGACCAGGAACGGTCCGCAGGAACAAGGCTGGGGGTCAGCGGCCAGGGAAAGTGTCACAGGACTTGGAGGCCAGCGCCCCCCGCTCCCATGTGACTCCATTGTGGTGGGCTATATGTGTCAAAAGAGAGGGCACTGGCAGGACCTTGTCTCAACCCTGTGGGCTGGACCCAGTCCCCCACTCACCTGCTGTGGACTCCTGAACTGCGTAGACTTGGCCGACCCCGGTTTCTTCATCCACAGGGTGGGGCGGGCCCCTTCCTTCCAGCTAGCCAGCTTCTGTCTCGGAGGTATATCAGCCAGAGGAACCAAGGTTGATGGTGACAGTCCCCAGGCGGGGGCACAGACCAAACTGGGGGACAGCACAgttatatagtatttatttatttattctccctGGGTTGGTCTCGGGGTGAGCCGaaccctcctctctgccctgagCACTCCAGAGGCCCCAGACTGGCCCCAGCTTCTCTGGTTCCTCCTACCCTGAGATGCGCTGCTGGACCCAAGGTGGGCCTGCATGTCCTGGCACTAACCCATCCACCTGAGAAGCAGTCCTTCTCCTCGGCCTCCAGCCCTGTGTTGGGAGGATGGGTGAATAAACGAACGTGGCGCCAACATATTAGCACCCAGCAGAGCCTGCCACTCACCCCCTCCAGGGCCAAGCCCTGTCTGCACAGAGCTGGTCTCGCCGTGGCACAGGCCCTGCCCGAGGCGGGGGCCGGGTCAGGGAGTGGCATGGTTGTTGGAGGACCACCGCTCCAGCTCTGCTGGGtctgcttcctgcccaggaaagTGCGTTCACACAAGAGAGGGAACGAAACTCCATATCCGATGAGACTTTATAAGATAATTACTACTTAAAACAGTTTGGtagtctttttattttcactgctttttCTGTAATGACAATAAAATTGTACCTTTCATGTATGGAGCCCTCAGAAGGGCCTTTTTTGAGTCGTATACCATTTGCCCTTTCGATCTTACTGTCAGTATCCCCCACTTTACATCTGGGTCAGCAGAGGCCCAGAGACCTATGCGGCTGAGCCGGCCCTGCTAGGGCACCCAGTAAAGagtggagagggttgtcattgttgtccagtcaccaaatggtgtccgactcttcatgaccccatggactgcagcacaccaggcttccctgtccctcaccgtctcccaggGTTTGTCCAAGTccatgcccactgagtcggtgatgccgtcccaccatctcatcctctgtcaccctcttctcctcctgccttcaatctttcccagcatcagggtcttttccagtgagtcagggcTGTTCgcatcatgtggtcaaagtattggatgcttcagcttcagcatcagcccttccaaacagtattcagagttgatttcatttAAGACTGAccggtttgatccccttgctttctgagggactcccaagagtcttctccagcaccacagttcgaaagcctcaattcttctgtgctttgctttctttactctccagctcttacatccatatatgactgatAGAAAGAGCATAGCctggactgtatggactgtatGGCTACTGTTGTCAACATGATGTCTTCGCTTTTtagcacactgtctaggtttgtcatagctttcctgccaagaagcaattgtcttctaatttcatggctgcagtcaccatctgcagtgactttagagcccaagaagaggaaatctgtcactgcttccaccttttccccttctatttgccgtgaagtgatgggaccagataccatgatgttagttttataGTGGAAGCGGTAGGGAGAAGCCCTTGTCCACTCATTCCCTCTTTTCCCCTTGGAGGGTGGGGTGCAGGGTCACTAGTGGGACTGCCTGCAGCGTCACTGGCCAGTGCCAGGTGGGGGAGGTTAGCAGAGGAGCATCAGACCTGAAAGATGTGTGAACAGGAGATGCCAACTAAATGTAGGTGGAAAACACTAGAGGTCTGGGTGCTGTGGACTACTCCTGGGGGGCAGTGTCTTTTGAGATGACGAGGCTTAACAGAGAAGTCAGGCTGGATCATTCCAAGGAGAAGGTATAGGGCCTGCAAAGGCACCAGGGCATGACCGGGGAGCTTATATTCCTGATCACAAGGAGGCCTAGGGAAGGTCATTCTGTGCAGCAGGGCAGAACAGTTGACTTGGGGATAGTGGCTGGCCACAGGGTCTGGCCCGGGATGGGTCTGATGGGGTTCTGTTCTAGGCTGACTGGGGTTTGGGGACTCTTTCAGTCAGGGTCCTGTGTACCAGAAGTAGGTGAAAGAGcaagtgaaatgaaaacactCCATTATCTGATGGTCTGCCTTTGGAGCACTTCAGCACCTGGAATCCTACTGTGTCCTGAAACTTTCTACACCATTGAGTCCCTCACAGGAAAGTACCTCTGAAGCTCACTCATGGCCTTTCAGCCCTCATTTCAGAAATAGTTCTaacctttctattttctttttttttttttaatttcaagacagtttattttttattattatcaattttttttttttttttttttactttacaatactgtattggttttgccatacattgacatgaatccgccacgggtgtacatgagtttccaatcctgaaccccctcccaccaccctccccatatcatctctctgggtcatcccagtgcgccagccccaagcatcctgtatcctgtatcgaacctacactggcaattcatttcttacatgatagtatacatgtttcaatgccattctcccaaatcatcccaccctctccctctcccacagagtccaaaagtctgttctatacatctgtgtctcttttgctgtctcgcatagagggttatcgttaccatctttctaaattccatatatgtgttagtataccgtattggtgtttttctttctggcttacttcactctgtataatcagctccagtttcatccacctcattagaactgattcaaatgtattctttttaatggctgagtaatactccattgtgtatacgtaccacagctttcttatccactcgaAAAGTTGCAGATTCGAAAAGGCAAATGTCAGCAGACTGAAGACAGGAAGGTGTGAGGAGTGACGTTGATGACAAGGATGAGGCAGGACAGGATAAAAATCAAGAACTCTGGAGGTGTAGAACCCTGGGGGTACAGAGAGAGGTGTGGCAAAGAATGGAGTTGCTGTTGGGTGAGAGTGAGCAAGAAGTGGGTTAGGGCTTTCTTTACCAGGTCCACTTGTCCCGCCTGGCACCTTTTCCACTGCTGGCTGCAGGGCCTGGCAACACACCTCGTCCAGGGCACCATGGTCCTGCCAGGGATGTCTGTGGTTTCTCATTGCTTCAGCCTAGATCTCAGCCCCTTTGTGACTCCCAGAATGCCTGAGATGACCCCTATGTCTGCTCCACCCCCAGATCTGAGTCATCCAGTGAGTAGGCAGTGGACACAGAGGGACAAAGGCAGGCTCTACCTTACCTGGCACCATGTCCCAGACAGTGCTGGAGTGGAAGGAAGCCCTTCACTGTCCACAGAGGGGAGACGTCAGGGTGTCCACAGGGTGCTGGAAACAGACAAGGGCTTTACACCTTATGCGGTGCTCACTACAACGCTGAATGGGTTAGAGTGGGCCTAAAtattaccctggtggctcagtggtaaagaatccacctgccaatccaggaaacctagcttcaatccctgggtggggaagagcccctggagaaggaagtggcaacccattccagtattcttgcctcgagaagtccatggacagagaagcctggcaggctacagtccatggggtcgcaaagtgctgAACACAGCtaggcaactaaacaacaaaatatcacCCACACTCCCTAGAGGAGGAGACAAGCCCAGAAGGGGCACGGGGCAGCTGAGGGGACGAGGCACAGAGCAGAGCTAAGGCTGCGGGCTCCTGACCACCCCCTTGCCAgtgcagctggggtgggggtggctttCACATGAATTGTTCTTgaatgctggtttgatccccttgtgTCCCTGCTTGCTAACGTCTCTAGAGCTACTGGCCTGGCCAACAGGGTCTGATCCCCTTCCCCCTTGCCTCAGCCCAAGTCAGGGTCTGGCTCTTACCTGAAAAGGGGCTACCAGCAACCTCTGCCTCCTGATAGTTTtctgcttcaatttttttttttttttagccacactatgtggcatgtggtatcttagttccccaaccagggattgaacacagcccttgcattggaagcatgaatcttaaccagtggacctccagggaagtcccagtcagCTTCAATCTTATTCTCACATTTCCCTATCAAGGGAGTGAGTGATGCCTGCTTAGAACAGGATCAGTGGAGGGTGTGTCATCGGGCCCCTCTGACTTGGGTCAGAAAGCCAGTCTAACAGACGCTAAATATCCTCTGGTGACTGCAGTCACGCCTGGGTGGTTCTGGGCTGGTGAAAGCGGCACGCCTACCGGCACTGGtcagggaggaagagggaaacTGCCTGGTGGGCACACAGGAACCCGCACGACATACACGCAATAACTGATAGTAACCCTTTACCAATTCAGTCCACTGCCAGCACACATGTTCTCTGGGCACCAACTGGGCTGGACTCCATCTGGGCCCTGAGGACACAGCAGGGAATAAGATGGACACACTCCCCATCCTTCTGGGATTCACGGGCTGGTGGGTGAGAGACAACAGACAAGGGCACAAACGGACTCTCGGGACGAGTTCTGGGAGCGAAATGATAGCAGAGCAGGGGGCGGGGAAGAGCGTGCTCTGGGGGGCGAGGGGGACACCACTGCAGATGAGAGGGTTGGAGAGGGTTCTGGAGCCAGGTGGCCCTGAGCCTGGACACCGTCGAGAAAGGACCTCCCAGGTGGAAGGAGCTACAGTGAGGCAGCCCTGAGGCAGGAACAAACGTGGTGAGACCGGAAGATGGCTGTCTTTCCAGGAGGGCTGAGGAGACAGAGGGCAGgtggagagggcagagggagcCACGGATGGCGTTCTGGTGGTGGAGCGCCCCTTCAGAGCTCAGCAGGGAAATGTGGCAATCCGATGCTCGTTTTTTATGCAGTGAACCTGTCAGCTGGGTGGGGATGACCCTGTGAGGCCTGGGGGCCAGAGGCCAGAAAGGAGGTTGAGAGGTCTGGGATATGGCTGAGTGGGGTGTGATGGAGACCAGGGAGGTGAGGTGATCCTGGGTGGGAGCTCATGCCCATTAAGTTCTCCCTGCAGCCCTGCACACTGATAGAGGCTGTCCCCATTACAGGAAAAGAGGTATGGCTCAGAGAGAGGTTGCGGCtttctcagggtcacacagcttgtgAGGGGCAGAGGCGGGGTTCAAACCCTGAATGAAGACCTTGTTGAGTAACTGCGGCTCTGCGCTCCCTCCCAGGGGCTGGCATGCTTAAGCCTTGGCACTCACAAGGGGCTGGGGACAGGCACAAGAGCGGGCCGATTCAGGAGGGCATTttggaggagaggggctggggacTGCACCCTGGAGGATTCTGTCAGGCCAGGGGAGGTGGGCTCACAGACTGATCTTATCTGGTGTCCCTCCTTGGACTTACAACATTCTGATGGAACAACTCTGGGACAGAGATGCCACTAGGCCACTCAGGCTTCTCTTGTCAGTCAATGAGAGGGCTTCCTGGGAGACTTTGCCCATGATCACTGGGCGTTGTTAACACCCTTGGAATCATTATCGAGCCCCCTGCCCCTGGGTTCAGCTTCTAATCTGCAAACTGAGCAAATCTTGCTGGATGATTAAGGCTGGACATGGATCTAAATAGGGCTGGGGACACGGGCCAGGCTAGTTCCACTCTCAGATGGGAAACTCCCACCCCTCACAGATGTATGGTGAAGCAGAGGGGCCAAGAGCCTGAGATAAGTCCTGATCAAGGAGGCCGGAGGGTTGTGAAACCTCAAAAGGCCCTCTCCCTTGAGGAGATGTGGAACTCTGCAGGCCTGGGCAGCTCTTTCACACCAACCTGTCAGACCAGTTTTAATATAAAGCAGGTGGGAGCTTTGCCAGAAGTTCAACGGTCTCTCCTGGGGAAGGTGTCCTTCCCCTACCCCGACTGCaggattgggggggggggtcccctCCCAAGCTGAGGCAGGCTGGGGCCCTCACATCTGAGACCTGAGGTGGAGGAGAGTCCCCAGAGGTTTACtcctgtctcctgtgtcccccACACCCTGGTTTTACCCAAACCTCTCCTGCAGTCTGGATTATGTGCTGTACACTTGATTTGGGGGGCATGTCCCTCAACCTCACTGAACCTCAGAAGATTCC
It includes:
- the CISH gene encoding cytokine-inducible SH2-containing protein is translated as MVLCVQGPCPLLAVEQTGQRPLWAQSLELPQPVMQPLPAGALLEEAVEESPGQPEREPKVVDPEEDLLCIAKTFSYLRESGWYWGSITASEARQHLQKMPEGTFLVRDSTHPSYLFTLSVKTTRGPTNVRIEYADSSFRLDSNCLSRPRILAFPDVVSLVQHYVASCATDTRSDSPDLAATPALPTPKEDAPGDPALPATAVHLKLVQPFVRRSSTRSLQHLCRLVINRLVADVDCLPLPRRMADYLRQYPFQL